A region from the Vicia villosa cultivar HV-30 ecotype Madison, WI linkage group LG3, Vvil1.0, whole genome shotgun sequence genome encodes:
- the LOC131658613 gene encoding uncharacterized protein LOC131658613, whose protein sequence is MDVGFSGYPFTWTNGRRGLDNIQCRLDRVLANNAFMESFPLSKVFHLPRFGSDHAVLRIVIERESFPERKRHLFRFEDVWFKEPNCERLVRQLWSETSGFISDKTKSVQALQDVFKHLSTGNLGKELKRIEVLLQDERRWSEDPREMENYKALEAQRNKLLFLEETMWRQRSRAVWLKGVDRNTKFFHYKASQRRQTNRIKKLMDAREVKAAVFQMHPNKAHGPDGLPAVFFQRFWNIVGGEVTNSALSILNNGQDTTLINSTFIALIPKIKHPRLPQDFRPISLCNVVMKVVTKVIANRIKELLPEIISEEQSAFVKGRLITNNALIAMDCFHWMKNKKVGKKGVMALKLDMSKAYDRIEWDFVVGTLEAFNFPTGMIHKAAASKDLHGIQVARKAPVISHLFFADDSLLFLRANEEEADIILQLLQTYQQASGQVVNIEKYEVSFSSNVSEASREKVVFSLVVEKVWKKVKGWKEGFLSKAGKEVLIKAVAQAIPTFIMSCYKLPDCVCDEIESILSRFWWGSKEGERKIHWMSWDKLDRSKSDGGMGFLGFRDFNTSLLSKQFWRLWQGEGSLLERFFKGRYYPRSSIAEAGLGYKPSYAWRSIYSSRDAVLRGSIWRIGNGERVKIWTNNWIPSLPGFKPLSPLVPQNTDVLVSSLIDSDLCCWKMDSLRELFGDSDVAHIASIPISKVVLEDKLVWNAEKHGDSSVKTSYHLLGNARRSSIPGPSVSDEEGFWKLLWGAPIENKIKEFLWRSKDIKLCQVISIGLWKDWPCHMLIAKDVWLSSTEFDSCKTASVDRLLPAQVEHMYGNSWIIQSDAGCFKGGIVSLGCVIKSAKNGILLSATQRLTNFINPGSAEALGIRWGMQLAKVFKLDDVVFQSDALGVVDCVNGVCSMPDLDPIVSECILLRNNFKSSTVMFVGRESNTDAHSLVGIGKLVGSRTWLGVIPLIEEIRVAHTDPIVDDDTPTGDDTGVTAPASTEAFVHTDGAFLGGPSDQSLLTEYADHDLGVIEEADLEEFDANRGYHIRMSWLRNRYDEFVEAMMYDTTITVYMLHLVACTLFADTSHVYIDAQYMWFFINLKINSWA, encoded by the exons ATGGATGTTGGTTTCTCTGGCTACCCTTTTACTTGGACGAATGGGAGACGGGGACTGGACAATATTCAGTGTAGATTGGATAGAGTCCTTGCTAACAATGCTTTCATGGAGTCTTTCCCTCTTTCTAAGGTATTTCACCTTCCCAGATTTGGTTCCGACCATGCTGTCCTAAGGATTGTAATAGAGAGGGAGAGTTTCCCGGAACGGAAGAGGCACCTTTTTAGATTCGAAGATGTGTGGTTTAAAGAACCAAATTGCGAGAGGTTGGTAAGGCAATTGTGGTCTGAGACCTCTGGATTCATTTCTGATAAAACTAAATCTGTCCAAGCCCTCCAGGATGTCTTCAAACACTTGAGTACGGGGAACTTAGGAAAAGAACTTAAACGCATTGAAGTTTTGCTCCAAGATGAAAGAAGGTGGTCTGAAGATCCAAGAGAGATGGAGAATTACAAAGCCCTTGAAGCTCAAAGAAACAAGCTTCTGTTTTTGGAGGAGACCATGTGGAGGCAACGGAGTCGTGCGGTGTGGCTCAAAGGGGTAGATAGAAACACAAAGTTCTTTCATTACAAGGCTAGTCAAAGGAGGCAAACTAATAGGATTAAGAAACTCATGGATGCTAGAG AAGTTAAGGCAGCTGTTTTTCAGATGCATCCTAACAAAGCCCATGGTCCCGACGGGTTACCGGCTGTCTTCTTCCAAAGATTTTGGAATATTGTTGGAGGTGAGGTCACTAATTCTGCCTTGAGTATTCTTAACAACGGTCAAGACACGACTTTGATCAATTCGACCTTCATCGCTCTTATTCCGAAGATTAAACATCCTAGACTCCCTCAAGACTTCCGCCCTATCAGTCTCTGCAATGTCGTGATGAAAGTGGTTACAAAGGTCATCGCTAACCGTATTAAGGAGCTTCTGCCTGAAATCATTAGTGAGGAGCAAAGTGCCTTCGTCAAAGGCCGGCTGATTACAAATAACGCTCTTATTGCCATGGACTGCTTCCATTGGATGAAGAACAAAAAAGTTGGGAAGAAAGGAGTTATGGCTTTGAAGCTGGATATGTCCAAGGCATATGATCGCATTGAATGGGATTTCGTGGTTGGGACCCTTGAAGCTTTTAACTTCCCTACGG GTATGATTCATAAAGCTGCTGCCTCAAAGGACCTCCATGGAATTCAGGTTGCAAGGAAAGCTCCGGTTATTTCTCACCTGTTTTTTGCGGATGATAGCCTTCTTTTTTTACGGGCTAATGAGGAGGAAGCGGACATAATACTCCAACTTCTCCAGACTTATCAACAAGCTTCAGGGCAGGTGGTCAATATTGAGAAGTATGAAGTCTCGTTCAGTAGCAACGTCAGTGAAGCTTCTAGGGAG AAAGTTGTTTTCTCTTTGGTTGTGGAGAAAGTGTGGAAAAAAGTCAAGGGGTGGAAGGAAGGCTTTTTGTCCAAGGCAGGGAAGGAAGTCCTTATTAAGGCTGTGGCACAAGCGATTCCGACCTTCATTATGAGTTGTTATAAACTTCCAGATTGTGTCTGTGATGAGATTGAGTCAATTTTATCCAGGTTTTGGTGGGGGTCAAAAGAAGGTGAGAGGAAAATTCACTGGATGAGTTGGGACAAATTGGATCGTTCAAAGAGCGACGGTGGAATGGGCTTCCTTGGTTTCAGGGATTTCAATACCAGTCTCCTGAGTAAGCAATTTTGGAGACTTTGGCAAGGAGAGGGATCTCTATTGGAGCGGTTTTTCAAGGGGAGATACTATCCTAGGAGCTCTATTGCGGAGGCGGGTTTGGGTTACAAACCAAGCTACGCCTGGAGGAGTATTTATAGTTCTAGAGATGCTGTTTTGAGGGGTTCCATATGGCGTATTGGGAACGGTGAGCGGGTGAAGATATGGACTAATAACTGGATTCCTTCTCTTCCGGGTTTCAAACCCCTAAGTCCTTTGGTTCCTCAAAACACTGATGTGTTGGTCAGTTCTCTAATTGATAGTGACCTGTGCTGTTGGAAGATGGACTCCTTGAGGGAGTTGTTTGGTGACAGTGACGTTGCTCACATAGCTTCTATTCCCATTTCTAAGGTGGTGCTGGAAGATAAGTTGGTGTGGAACGCCGAGAAGCACGGAGATTCCTCTGTCAAGACTTCGTATCACCTTCTAGGAAATGCTCGACGGAGCAGCATCCCTGGCCCTTCGGTTAGTGATGAAGAAGGCTTTTGGAAATTGTTATGGGGAGCACCTATtgagaataaaataaaagaatttttgTGGAG GAGCAAGGATATCAAGCTTTGCCAAGTGATTAGTATTGGGCTTTGGAAGGATTGGCCATGTCATATGCTTATTGCCAAAGATGTGTGGCTTTCTTCAACTGAGTTTGATAGCTGCAAGACAGCTTCTGTGGATCGTTTATTGCCGGCGCAGGTTGAGCATATGTATGGTAATTCATGGATTATCCAATCAGATGCAGGTTGCTTTAAGGGAGGGATAGTTTCTCTTGGTTGTGTCATCAAGTCTGCCAAGAATGGAATTTTGCTTTCTGCTACCCAGAGGCTTACCAATTTTATCAACCCCGGATCGGCTGAAGCTCTTGGGATTCGGTGGGGAATGCAGCTAGCTAAGGTTTTCAAACTTGACGATGTGGTTTTCCAGTCGGATGCGCTTGGAGTGGTTGATTGTGTTAATGGAGTGTGTTCTATGCCGGATCTTGATCCTATTGTCTCGGAATGTATTTTGCTGCGTAACAACTTTAAGTCTTCTACTGTCATGTTCGTAGGTAGGGAGTCCAATACTGATGCTCATAGTTTGGTGGGCATTGGGAAGTTGGTTGGCTCTCGCACTTGGTTAGGTGTTATCCCTCTGATTGAGGAGATTCGT GTGGCTCACACAGATCCTATTGTTGATGATGATACTCCTACTGGTGATGATACAGGCGTTACAGCTCCTGCTTCGACAGAGGCATTTGTTCACACTGATGGAGCATTTTTGGGAGGACCTAGTGACCAATCACTACTCACCGAGTATGCTGACCAT GATTTAGGAGTCATTGAGGAGGCTGATCTAGAGGAGTTTGATGCTAACAGGGGATATCACATTCGCATGTCTTGGCTTCGGAATAGGTATGATGAGTTTGTGGAGGCAATGATGTATGATACAACCATTACGGTGTACATGCTACATCTAGTAGCATGTACTCTCTTTGCAGATACGTCTCATGTTTATATTGATGCTCAGTACATGTGGTTCTTCATTAACCTTAAGATTAATAGTTGGGCTTAG
- the LOC131656382 gene encoding zinc finger CCCH domain-containing protein 66-like encodes MCYGSNIKPSQTNLIRDHEDGRQEQLHLEMSDLLLFSATDDVIAFREAVEKSDHDVDEVGLWYGRRIGSKETGYEERTPLMIASLFGSKAVLSYILQTGRVDVNKACGSDRATALHCAVFGCSAASAEVIKLLLDASADVGSVDANGNRCSDLIVWMSNSISGSRKRKLQALLEGIDDVDEDDGFLKELGFQMEKQQEDIGTPRINKKDYSIDLSLPDINNGIYITDEFRMFIFKVKPCSRAYTHDWTECPFVHPGENARRRDPTTYQYTCVPCPEFRKGSCSKGDGCEYAHGIFECWLHPAQYRTRICKDETQCTRRVCFFAHKPEELRPLYASTGSALPSPISYSNSPTASSMDSFTLSSPSSSIQSTSTPPLTPSAASSPAGGTMWPTHSHAAVPTLQMPRRRLKTALNARDNTEFLELENRLMQKLMLEENTGLSSPSNWLAAVNPANLEDILDSQIQSPTSTHVHPNVTQQLWGFSSDLTNSNVIGSPQITINSSWNSKNDALAKRSQSFIECSSMASFSSELPSATSVAMEPYSNFSCWGSPDGKLDWSIRGNELNKMKKSYSFGFRNQHSNSTMVAQNADDRDLLLSQESWVNSLVKDAPTVQLDQYCEV; translated from the coding sequence ATGTGCTACGGTTCGAATATAAAACCCTCTCAAACTAATTTGATTAGAGATCATGAAGATGGAAGACAAGAACAACTGCATCTTGAGATGTCTGATTTGCTTCTGTTTTCAGCCACAGATGATGTAATTGCTTTCAGAGAGGCCGTTGAAAAAAGCGATCATGATGTCGATGAAGTAGGGTTGTGGTATGGAAGGAGGATTGGCTCAAAGGAAACGGGATATGAAGAGAGGACACCTCTTATGATTGCTTCTTTATTTGGAAGCAAAGCGGTATTGTCTTATATACTTCAAACTGGTCGTGTCGATGTTAACAAAGCGTGTGGGTCGGATAGGGCTACTGCTCTTCATTGCGCTGTATTTGGTTGTTCTGCTGCTTCTGCCGAGGTTATCAAGCTTTTGCTTGATGCATCTGCAGATGTTGGTTCTGTTGATGCGAACGGTAACCGGTGCAGTGACTTGATTGTCTGGATGTCTAATAGTATCTCTGGTTCAAGGAAGAGGAAACTACAAGCATTACTAGAAGGTATCGATGATGTTGATGAAGACGATGGTTTTCTTAAGGAATTAGGTTTCCAAATGGAGAAGCAGCAAGAAGATATCGGTACACCTCGAATCAATAAGAAAGATTATTCGATTGATCTGTCCCTACCCGACATAAATAATGGGATATATATTACAGATGAATTTAGGATGTTTATTTTCAAAGTGAAACCTTGTTCAAGGGCTTATACTCATGATTGGACCGAGTGTCCCTTTGTTCATCCAGGGGAAAACGCAAGGCGCCGTGATCCGACAACATACCAATACACCTGTGTCCCTTGTCCTGAGTTTCGGAAGGGATCATGCAGTAAAGGGGATGGTTGTGAATATGCACATGGTATTTTTGAGTGCTGGCTTCATCCTGCTCAATACAGAACAAGGATTTGCAAGGATGAGACCCAATGCACCCGAAGAGTATGCTTTTTCGCACATAAACCTGAGGAGCTTCGCCCATTGTATGCTTCTACTGGCTCTGCTTTGCCTTCACCTatatcatattcaaattcacCTACTGCTTCTTCAATGGATTCTTTCACATTGAGCTCTCCGTCCAGTTCGATACAATCCACGTCGACACCGCCTTTGACTCCATCTGCAGCGTCTTCTCCTGCAGGTGGAACCATGTGGCCGACTCACTCTCATGCTGCGGTCCCTACGCTTCAGATGCCGAGAAGAAGATTGAAAACTGCATTGAATGCTAGAGATAATACTGAATTTCTCGAACTTGAAAATCGCCTTATGCAGAAGCTAATGCTTGAAGAGAATACAGGTCTTTCATCCCCTTCAAACTGGCTTGCAGCTGTGAATCCTGCTAACCTAGAAGACATTCTCGATTCTCAGATACAATCTCCAACATCGACTCATGTGCATCCGAATGTGACTCAGCAACTTTGGGGCTTTTCTTCTGACCTTACCAATTCAAATGTGATTGGTTCACCACAGATCACTATTAATTCGTCTTGGAATTCGAAAAATGATGCCTTGGCAAAGCGGAGCCAGAGCTTTATCGAATGCAGCAGCATGGCGAGCTTTAGTTCTGAGCTTCCTTCTGCTACCTCAGTTGCTATGGAGCCATATAGTAACTTCTCATGTTGGGGCTCCCCTGATGGAAAATTAGACTGGTCCATCCGTGGCAATGAACTGAATAAGATGAAAAAGTCTTACTCTTTCGGCTTTCGAAACCAACATAGCAATTCAACAATGGTTGCTCAAAATGCTGATGATCGAGATTTATTACTAAGTCAGGAATCATGGGTTAATTCACTAGTGAAGGATGCACCAACAGTGCAATTGGATCAATATTGTGAAGTGTGA
- the LOC131656384 gene encoding zinc finger CCCH domain-containing protein 66-like, with protein MCNGSNIKPSQNNHEYGRQEELHHKISDLLLFSATDDVIAFREAVEKSNHDVDEVGLWYGRRIGSKETGYEERTPLMIASLFGSKAVLSYILQTGRVDVNKACGSDRATALHCAVSGCSAASAEVIKLLLDAHADVGSVDANGNRCSDLIGRMSNSISGSTKRKLQALLEGIDDVDEDDGFLKELGFQMEKQQEDIGTPRIDKKDYSIDLSLPDINNGIYITDEFRMFIFKVKPCSRAYSHDWTECPFVHPGENARRRDPTMYQYTCLPCPEFRKGSCSNGDGCEYAHGIFECWLHPAQYRTRLCKDETQCTRRVCFFAHKPEELRPLYASTGSALPSPISYSNSPTASSMDSFTLSSPSSSIQSMSTPPLTPSAASSPAGGTMLRTHSHAAVPTLQMPRRRLKTTLDTRDNTEFLELENRLMQKLMIEEMTGLSLPSNRLAVVNPSTLEDTLNSQIQSPTSTHVHPNVTQQLWGFSSDLTNSNVIGSPQVTNNPSSNSKNDALAKRRQSFIEHSSMASFSAQLPSATSIAMEPYSNFSGWGSPDGKLDWSIRGDELNKMRKSYSFGFQNRSCNSTMVGQNADDRDVLLSLESWVNSLVKDVPTAKSDQYCVAV; from the coding sequence ATGTGCAACGGTTCGAATATAAAACCGTCTCAAAATAATCATGAATATGGAAGACAAGAAGAGCTGCATCATAAGATTTCTGATTTGCTTCTGTTTTCAGCCACAGATGATGTAATTGCTTTCAGAGAGGCCGTTGAAAAAAGCAATCATGATGTCGATGAAGTAGGGTTGTGGTATGGAAGGAGGATTGGCTCAAAGGAAACGGGATATGAAGAGAGGACACCTCTTATGATTGCTTCTTTATTTGGAAGCAAAGCGGTATTGTCTTATATACTTCAAACTGGTCGTGTCGATGTTAACAAAGCGTGTGGGTCGGATAGGGCTACTGCTCTTCATTGTGCTGTATCTGGTTGTTCTGCTGCTTCTGCTGAGGTTATCAAGCTTTTGCTTGATGCACATGCAGATGTTGGTTCTGTTGATGCGAACGGTAACCGGTGCAGTGACTTGATTGGCAGGATGTCTAATAGTATCTCCGGTTCAACGAAGAGGAAACTACAAGCATTACTAGAAGGTATCGATGATGTTGATGAAGACGATGGTTTTCTTAAGGAATTAGGTTTCCAGATGGAGAAGCAGCAAGAAGATATCGGTACACCTCGAATCGATAAGAAAGATTATTCGATTGATCTGTCCCTACCCGACATAAATAATGGGATATATATTACAGATGAATTTAGGATGTTTATTTTCAAAGTGAAACCTTGTTCAAGGGCTTATTCTCATGATTGGACAGAgtgtccttttgttcatcctggaGAAAACGCAAGGCGCCGTGATCCGACGATGTATCAATACACCTGTCTCCCTTGTCCTGAGTTTCGGAAGGGATCATGCAGTAATGGGGATGGTTGTGAATATGCACATGGTATTTTTGAGTGCTGGCTTCATCCTGCTCAATACAGAACAAGACTTTGCAAGGATGAGACCCAATGCACCCGAAGAGTCTGCTTTTTCGCACACAAACCCGAGGAGCTTCGCCCATTGTATGCTTCTACTGGTTCTGCTTTGCCATCACCTatatcatattcaaattcacCTACTGCTTCTTCAATGGATTCTTTCACATTGAGCTCTCCGTCCAGTTCGATACAATCCATGTCTACACCGCCTTTGACTCCATCTGCAGCGTCTTCTCCAGCAGGTGGAACCATGTTGCGGACTCACTCTCATGCTGCGGTCCCTACACTTCAGATGCCGAGAAGAAGATTGAAAACTACATTGGACACTAGAGATAATACTGAATTTCTCGAACTTGAAAATCGCCTTATGCAGAAGCTAATGATTGAAGAGATGACAGGTCTATCATTGCCTTCAAATAGGCTTGCAGTTGTGAATCCTTCTACCCTCGAAGACACTCTCAATTCTCAGATACAATCACCAACATCAACTCATGTGCATCCGAATGTGACTCAGCAACTATGGGGCTTTTCTTCTGACCTTACCAATTCAAATGTGATTGGTTCCCCACAGGTCACTAATAATCCCTCTTCGAATTCAAAAAATGATGCCTTGGCCAAGCGTCGCCAGAGTTTTATCGAGCACAGCAGCATGGCGAGTTTTAGTGCTCAGCTTCCTTCTGCTACCTCGATTGCTATGGAGCCATATAGTAACTTCTCTGGTTGGGGCTCCCCTGATGGAAAATTAGACTGGTCCATCCGTGGTGATGAACTGAATAAGATGAGAAAGTCTTATTCTTTCGGCTTTCAAAACCGAAGTTGCAATTCAACAATGGTTGGACAAAATGCTGATGATCGAGATGTATTACTAAGTCTGGAATCATGGGTTAATTCACTTGTGAAGGATGTACCAACAGCGAAGTCGGATCAATATTGTGTTGCAGTGTAA